The following DNA comes from Synechococcus sp. CC9616.
ATTGTTGCCATCAACGGGTGTGTCGAGGCTGCGGCTGCTCGGGAACTCACCAGTCTTTTCCTGGAGTGCGTGGTGGCCCCTGGCTTCAGTCCGGAGGCCCGGGAAATTCTTGCGGCGAAGCCCAATCTTCGATTGCTGGAGTTGGCGCCAGCTGCGATTGATGCCGCCGGCCCGGATCATGTGCGCAGCATCCTCGGTGGACTGCTGGTGCAGGATCTTGATGATCAGCCCAGCACCTCCGATGCATGGACGGTGGCGACTGTGCGCCCGCCGTCCCCGCAGGAACGCCAGGACCTTGAATTCGCCTGGCGTCTGGTGCGCCACGTGCGCTCCAATGCCATTGTTGTGGCGAGGGATGGCCAGAGCCTGGGCGTTGGTGCTGGTCAGATGAATCGAGTGGGTTCTGCCCGGCTTGCACTGGAGGCAGCCGCTGCAAAGGCCAAGGGCGCTGTTCTGGCCAGCGATGGCTTTTTCCCCTTCGATGACACCGTTCGTCTGGCGGCATCCCATGGCATCAGCGCCGTCATACATCCCGGCGGCAGTAAGCGGGATTCCGATTCCATCAAGGCCTGCGATGAACTCGGGGTGGCCATGTTGCTCACAGGTCGCCGCCACTTCCTGCATTGACACAGTCAGGGACCGTCGACCCCTAGCCTCTCGGAGTCGCTCCCCGTCGTTAGATGCTGGCCACGCTCCCTTTCAGCCTGAATTTTTTCCACCCATTGACGGAGTGGTCCTTGCTGGCCGTAGGGGGTTGGGCCCTTTATCTGGGGATCAAAGCCAAGAAGACCCGCACGGGAACTCCCGAACAACGCAAGCAGCTCGTCTCCGGCAAATTTGCCCAGCGTCATTACCGCTGGGGTGCGTTGTTTCTCGCTGTGATGACCCTTGGGACTCTGGGAGGCATGGCGGTCACCTATCTGAACAACGGCAAGCTTTTCA
Coding sequences within:
- a CDS encoding DUF4079 domain-containing protein — translated: MLATLPFSLNFFHPLTEWSLLAVGGWALYLGIKAKKTRTGTPEQRKQLVSGKFAQRHYRWGALFLAVMTLGTLGGMAVTYLNNGKLFMGPHLLVGLAMTGMIAVAASLAPLMQQGNLIARKAHVGLNMGVLTLFLWQAVSGMEIVNKIWSNR